In Pedobacter sp. WC2423, the following are encoded in one genomic region:
- a CDS encoding SusC/RagA family TonB-linked outer membrane protein: MKKYFTIGLLLYAFVLNNVITSKAYSQVPIQKKTITILSSKKTSLASIFKEMSKQSGYSFIYSEELIKDFYADELQISHLELGDALKYLEHLFSIAFKVGNRSVSVVVIQKKQGQNIIKGRVTDGAGVPVPGVSVKEKGTTQTAVTDSEGAFKITTLNAAGMLTFSYIGFKTTAQEFDKYASAMSIKMEENENTLNDVVVVGYGTQKKSSVTGSISSLKSEDITAYAGSTFAQAMAGKAAGVQIVENSAIPGGGSQIKIRGTGTLTAGTSPLIVVDGFPLSEGTGLNSIDPNVIKSIEVLKDAASTAIYGSRGANGVIMIETRQGRDGKTSVSFDSYYGIQQRADKVKLVGAYDMAQFMLESRNTGYVSKDPANRKETDDTQTRLKNGASKRELIPDYILPYLQKQPGLTNTNWLDEVFRAAPITSHTLNISGGDQRSKYSVTGNYFKQKGIVIGSDYERYSSNINITSALTRDIKFGITANPSYSKRNLFNNNGDWNTDPLAIAMISYPFFSPYNSSGGLNISEQIKANTATDGALGENPVAMMQMIDNKADEFNLFGNSYLAVNFLKNFTFKTSLGANISTYNFNQFDPSGVGKYRQAAPDKTLATRIINLTKNYLNENVLSFSKSIGKHTIDAIAGQSYQYEKFQGNTVDAFDFPDDQIKNISGGTNFSAKENQYEWTLISYFSRVNYNYNNRYLLAASIRRDGSSRFGDNSKWSYFPAVSAGWVLSEESFFNKDNNWLSYMKLRAGWGKTGNNQIPNYGSKSLLSNDNYVFGGAMAGGYGINTSPNPDLSWEVAESINMGLDMNLINNYLNISADYYVSQTNDLLLNVPVPAQSGYTQSLQNIGKIKNWGFELQLGLNKAIMLGAVKWKPSLNMSTNHNKVLALGKGQDEIITGSNNFARTRVGGPIAEMYGYKIGGVYKNQEQLNSSPHMAGTVVGDYILEDLNGDGVIDTKDKAGFGTAAPEMTFGFSSTFIYRNFDLSFAINGELGKKIYSRPLSTVLGPGEGFAVASQDYFDHRFHPVNNPGGYYATPNLGNFSNDRKEARTSDIYFNNASYLRMRTIRLAYSFPAKLIKSAGLSGLQVYLSANNLFTLTPYKGFSVDASSTDPLTQGYDNANYPVAKSYILGLNFNF; the protein is encoded by the coding sequence ACAGAAAAAACAGGGGCAAAATATCATTAAAGGCCGCGTAACGGATGGAGCAGGAGTACCTGTTCCTGGTGTTTCAGTCAAGGAAAAAGGAACCACGCAAACTGCTGTAACTGATTCGGAAGGCGCTTTTAAAATTACGACACTGAATGCTGCTGGAATGCTGACATTCTCTTATATCGGGTTTAAAACTACAGCGCAGGAATTTGATAAGTATGCTTCAGCAATGTCCATCAAGATGGAAGAAAATGAAAATACTTTAAACGATGTTGTAGTGGTGGGCTATGGAACCCAGAAAAAATCAAGCGTTACCGGTTCAATTTCTTCATTAAAATCAGAGGATATCACTGCTTATGCAGGTTCGACTTTTGCCCAGGCAATGGCAGGTAAAGCCGCCGGCGTTCAGATCGTCGAAAATTCTGCAATTCCAGGAGGAGGGAGCCAGATTAAGATCCGCGGTACTGGTACTTTAACTGCAGGTACTTCTCCACTAATTGTAGTCGATGGTTTTCCTCTATCCGAAGGAACAGGATTGAACAGTATTGATCCTAATGTAATTAAATCTATTGAAGTATTAAAAGATGCGGCATCAACAGCAATCTATGGATCAAGAGGTGCTAACGGCGTGATTATGATAGAAACCAGGCAAGGCAGAGACGGTAAAACCTCTGTCAGTTTTGATTCTTATTATGGAATTCAGCAGCGTGCTGATAAAGTGAAGCTGGTTGGTGCTTACGACATGGCGCAATTCATGCTGGAATCCAGAAATACAGGCTATGTATCTAAAGATCCGGCCAATCGAAAAGAAACTGACGATACGCAAACCAGGTTAAAAAATGGAGCATCAAAGCGGGAGCTCATCCCTGATTATATTCTGCCTTATTTGCAAAAACAACCAGGATTAACCAATACCAATTGGCTGGATGAGGTATTCAGGGCGGCTCCAATAACCAGCCATACCCTTAATATTTCTGGTGGAGACCAGCGGAGCAAGTATTCAGTAACAGGAAATTACTTTAAGCAGAAAGGAATTGTGATCGGGTCAGACTATGAAAGATATTCCTCCAACATCAATATCACCTCTGCATTAACCAGGGATATTAAGTTTGGAATAACAGCAAATCCCTCTTATAGCAAACGTAACCTGTTTAATAATAACGGAGATTGGAATACAGATCCGCTTGCTATTGCTATGATCAGTTATCCTTTTTTTTCTCCTTATAATTCGTCTGGCGGTTTAAATATCTCTGAACAAATTAAAGCAAATACTGCTACTGATGGTGCCCTGGGTGAGAATCCTGTAGCAATGATGCAAATGATAGACAATAAAGCTGATGAATTTAATCTCTTTGGAAATTCTTATCTGGCTGTTAATTTTTTGAAAAACTTTACTTTTAAAACATCCCTAGGTGCAAACATTTCTACTTATAATTTTAATCAGTTTGATCCTTCGGGAGTTGGTAAATACAGGCAGGCAGCTCCTGATAAAACTCTGGCTACGCGGATCATCAATTTAACAAAAAATTATTTGAATGAAAACGTGCTTTCGTTTAGCAAATCAATTGGTAAGCACACTATTGATGCTATTGCCGGGCAATCTTATCAGTATGAGAAATTTCAGGGAAATACAGTGGATGCATTTGATTTTCCTGATGATCAGATTAAGAATATATCGGGAGGAACCAATTTTTCCGCGAAAGAAAATCAATATGAATGGACTTTGATTTCTTACTTTTCAAGGGTTAATTACAACTATAATAACCGGTACTTACTGGCGGCATCTATTCGTAGAGATGGTTCTTCCAGGTTTGGTGACAATTCTAAATGGAGTTATTTTCCAGCTGTCTCTGCAGGCTGGGTGCTAAGTGAAGAAAGCTTTTTTAACAAAGATAACAACTGGCTGAGCTACATGAAACTTCGTGCAGGCTGGGGCAAGACCGGGAACAACCAGATCCCTAACTACGGTTCAAAATCGTTATTATCCAATGATAATTATGTTTTTGGAGGTGCGATGGCCGGGGGATATGGAATCAATACTTCTCCTAATCCTGATTTATCGTGGGAAGTTGCTGAATCCATCAACATGGGACTGGATATGAACCTGATCAATAATTACCTGAATATTTCTGCAGATTATTATGTATCTCAAACAAATGACCTGCTTTTAAACGTGCCTGTGCCTGCACAATCCGGTTATACACAATCACTTCAAAATATTGGAAAGATAAAGAACTGGGGCTTTGAACTTCAGCTGGGATTAAATAAAGCAATAATGCTTGGAGCGGTGAAATGGAAACCTTCTTTAAATATGTCTACCAATCACAACAAGGTTTTGGCTTTGGGTAAAGGGCAGGATGAGATTATTACCGGTTCAAATAATTTTGCCAGAACCAGAGTGGGTGGGCCGATTGCCGAAATGTATGGTTATAAAATAGGTGGAGTTTACAAAAATCAGGAACAATTAAACAGTTCACCTCATATGGCCGGAACTGTAGTTGGTGACTATATTCTGGAAGATTTAAATGGCGACGGTGTCATTGATACAAAAGATAAAGCAGGATTTGGTACTGCAGCACCAGAAATGACTTTCGGTTTTTCAAGTACTTTCATTTATAGAAATTTTGATCTGAGTTTTGCAATCAACGGTGAATTGGGTAAAAAAATCTATAGCAGGCCGCTCTCCACTGTTCTTGGACCAGGTGAAGGCTTTGCGGTAGCTTCGCAAGACTATTTTGACCATCGTTTTCATCCTGTCAATAATCCTGGTGGTTATTATGCTACGCCTAATCTGGGTAATTTTTCTAACGATAGAAAGGAAGCAAGAACGTCTGATATATACTTTAACAATGCTTCTTATCTCCGTATGCGTACAATCAGGCTTGCCTATAGTTTCCCGGCAAAATTGATTAAAAGTGCCGGCCTTTCAGGATTGCAGGTATATCTTAGTGCAAACAATCTTTTTACGCTTACTCCTTATAAGGGGTTTAGTGTAGATGCCTCTTCTACCGATCCATTAACTCAAGGCTATGATAATGCAAACTACCCTGTAGCCAAATCGTATATTCTAGGTTTAAATTTTAATTTTTAA
- a CDS encoding RagB/SusD family nutrient uptake outer membrane protein produces the protein MTYRLVKLFYVSLGLTVVLIAGCSKSKLDMTPQTDKVLTAFYKNEAQLNEGVNGAYAMLQYGGQYGSNYLVFGEIPSDNTFDEVPANDNGNYGQLDMFSAIALNGLVDGTWQDAYKGIQQTNVILNRIDGIDMASANRDKLKGEMLYIRALTYFNLVRIFGDVPLVIKETTNVNDYFGQGRTPKTEVYGQIEQDLIKAAQLLPAARSINGRVTQGAAFALLGKVYLTLKKYDLAIGQLTKVGPLGYKLLTDPARIFDPAFKNNEEIIFDVQFASGVNGNKEGSNAFQLFSPSGTVAGAKGHNLPTREIYNSFTSKDRRRDAYLGMTKDGVPFTRKLVQTSTTVEDGGSNVVVLRYADVLLMLAECYNETGNSVNALDNLNQVRNRAGLDKTVTTDQNSLRTVIALERQLELIGEGSRWFDLIRTDQAIDVMNSYFARTPGYQGVKVTADNLVQPIPQSQTNTDPAIKQNKGYN, from the coding sequence ATGACATACAGACTTGTAAAACTATTCTATGTTTCTCTGGGGCTTACTGTTGTCCTGATTGCCGGCTGTTCTAAAAGCAAGCTGGATATGACACCACAAACAGATAAAGTGCTTACTGCCTTTTATAAAAACGAAGCACAGCTCAATGAGGGAGTAAATGGTGCCTATGCCATGCTTCAATACGGAGGCCAATATGGATCTAATTATTTAGTGTTTGGAGAAATTCCATCAGACAATACTTTTGATGAAGTACCAGCTAATGATAATGGAAATTATGGCCAGCTGGACATGTTTAGTGCAATCGCATTAAACGGTCTGGTAGATGGGACCTGGCAAGATGCCTATAAAGGTATCCAGCAAACCAATGTGATTTTAAACCGCATTGATGGTATCGATATGGCTTCTGCTAACAGAGATAAACTAAAAGGCGAGATGTTATATATCCGGGCGCTTACTTATTTTAACCTGGTGAGGATTTTTGGCGATGTACCATTGGTTATCAAAGAAACAACGAATGTGAATGATTATTTTGGTCAGGGGCGTACACCTAAAACTGAGGTATATGGTCAGATAGAGCAGGATCTGATTAAAGCTGCCCAGTTGTTGCCGGCGGCAAGGTCAATAAATGGAAGGGTGACACAAGGGGCAGCATTTGCTTTACTGGGTAAGGTTTATCTCACTTTAAAAAAGTATGATTTAGCTATAGGCCAGTTAACTAAGGTCGGCCCGCTTGGCTATAAACTACTAACTGATCCTGCCCGGATTTTTGATCCTGCATTTAAAAATAACGAAGAAATCATATTTGATGTTCAGTTTGCTTCTGGTGTGAACGGGAACAAAGAGGGAAGCAATGCCTTTCAGCTGTTCAGCCCTTCTGGTACTGTAGCAGGGGCTAAAGGACACAATTTGCCGACCAGGGAAATCTATAATTCTTTTACCTCTAAAGACCGCAGGAGGGATGCTTATCTCGGTATGACTAAAGACGGGGTTCCTTTTACGAGGAAACTCGTACAAACTTCTACTACAGTTGAAGATGGAGGAAGCAACGTGGTTGTACTGAGGTATGCAGACGTATTGCTCATGCTGGCAGAATGTTATAACGAAACAGGAAATTCAGTTAATGCACTCGATAACCTTAATCAGGTTAGAAACAGGGCTGGTCTGGATAAAACTGTAACTACAGATCAGAATAGTTTAAGAACTGTAATTGCGCTGGAAAGACAGTTGGAATTAATCGGTGAGGGGAGCCGTTGGTTCGATTTGATCAGAACAGACCAGGCCATAGACGTGATGAACAGTTATTTTGCGCGTACTCCAGGTTATCAGGGAGTTAAGGTTACAGCGGATAATCTGGTACAGCCTATACCACAAAGCCAGACCAATACAGATCCGGCAATTAAACAGAATAAGGGATATAATTAA
- a CDS encoding glycerophosphodiester phosphodiesterase family protein — translation MKKSDFIHLTVLCFFFINFSAFGQSVQIQTLAHLKSPVIVVSHRGDWRNAPENSLLAVRKAIEMGVDMAEIDLAMTKDSVLVLMHDQTIDRTTTGKGKPIDYTYQQLEGFYLRDGLGVATEMHVPTLEQILDLAKDRIMLNLDKGFDYIHKVYPMVKTRNMVEQVLFKGDQNYQQARASLGNVLDSIYYMPIIRLQKGEGMKQINAFTKNYKPFGFEFTVGENEDHLIDFEVLRNAGYHVWVNSLWPAHNAHHNDDKALDNPAIYQWFLDKHVDFIQTDRPKDLLRFLKEVHQHK, via the coding sequence ATGAAAAAAAGTGATTTTATACATTTAACAGTGCTATGTTTTTTCTTCATAAACTTTAGCGCTTTTGGTCAATCTGTACAAATACAGACGTTAGCCCATTTAAAGAGTCCTGTAATCGTAGTTTCTCACAGGGGAGACTGGCGCAATGCACCTGAGAATTCACTTTTGGCTGTACGAAAAGCGATTGAAATGGGAGTGGATATGGCTGAGATAGATTTGGCAATGACAAAGGATAGCGTACTGGTCTTAATGCACGACCAGACTATAGACCGTACAACTACCGGAAAAGGTAAACCAATAGATTATACCTATCAGCAACTGGAAGGATTTTATCTCAGGGACGGTTTGGGTGTAGCTACAGAAATGCATGTACCAACACTGGAGCAGATACTTGACCTGGCTAAAGATAGAATCATGCTCAATCTGGATAAAGGCTTCGACTACATCCATAAGGTATACCCTATGGTTAAAACGAGAAATATGGTTGAACAGGTATTATTTAAAGGCGATCAGAACTATCAGCAAGCCAGGGCCAGTTTAGGGAACGTTCTGGACTCTATTTATTATATGCCAATCATCAGGTTGCAAAAAGGTGAGGGAATGAAACAGATTAATGCGTTCACTAAGAATTATAAGCCATTTGGATTTGAATTTACCGTGGGCGAAAATGAAGATCATCTGATTGATTTTGAAGTCCTGAGAAATGCTGGATATCATGTTTGGGTCAATTCATTATGGCCTGCCCATAATGCACATCATAATGATGACAAGGCTCTGGATAATCCTGCTATTTACCAATGGTTTCTGGACAAACATGTCGACTTTATTCAAACAGACCGTCCAAAAGATTTATTGCGGTTTTTAAAAGAAGTTCACCAGCACAAATAA